A window of Chanodichthys erythropterus isolate Z2021 chromosome 16, ASM2448905v1, whole genome shotgun sequence genomic DNA:
AAATGTCATGCAATTTTACATTTGCGTTGTATACTTTCACTGATCCCTGGTGTAAAAACCTGCTTAGTGTATTAGTTAAAGCACTTGCAGAAATGCTATTGCATTTCATTGACCCACTCATCAcagatacactatattgccaaaagtattgtgacacccctccaaatcatttaatttagatgttccaatcacttccatggattacaggtgtataaaatcaagcatgGGAATGGGTcgctcaggagctcagtgaattcaactgtgttaccgtgataggttgtccattcgtgaaatttctgcactactaaatattccacggtcaactgttagtggtatcataacaaagtggaagcaattgggaacaacagcaacacagccacaaagtggtaggccacgtaaaatcacagagctgggtcagcgcatgctgaggcacacagtgTGCAGAAGTCACCCACTTTCTGCAGATTCAaaagctacagacctccaaacttcatgtggccttcagattagctcaagaacagtgtgtagagagcttcatggaatgggtttccatggccaagtagctgcatccaagccttacatcaccaagtgcaatgcaaagcaacggatgcagtggtgtaaagcacgtcactactggactctagagcagtggataCGTGCTccctggagtgacgaatcacacttctctgtctggcaatccgatggacgagtctgggtttggttgttgccaggagaacggtacttgcctgactgcattgcggcaagtgtaaagtttggtggagggggattatggtgtggggttgtttttcaggggttagGCTTGGCCCCCTTatttccagtgaaaggaactcttaatgcttcagcacaccagacattttggacaatttcttgctcccaactttgtgggaacagtttggggatggccccttcctgttccaacacgactgtgcaccagtgcacaaagtaaggtccataaagacatgggtgaACGAGATAGGtatggaggaacttgactggcctgcacagagtccagACCTCAACCccatagaacacctttgggatgaattagagcggagactgtgagccaagCCTTcttgccaacatcactgcctgacctcacaaatgcgcttctagaagaatggtcaaaaattcccataaacacaatcCTAAACCTTGCGGAAAGCCTTCCCAggagagttgaagctgttatagctgcaaacggtgggccaactccatattaagcCCTATGGATTAAGAATTGGATGTCATTAAacttcatgtgcacgtaaaggcaggcacccaaaacttttggcaatatagtgtagcTTAGTTCAAGTGGAAATTTATTTCAGGACTAGTCAACTCACCTTTGTATCCTGAGCAAAAAAATTTTGATTGTCTTGCTTGTACATCAAAGCCCCGGGTTGTATTCCATCGCCTCCAGCAGTGTCCCAGGCTCCAGGCCCTTGGACCAGCCTCTGTTGTTCACATCTCCACACCCCTCACTTTAATTCACTGGAGAGGCTTCAGATCCAGCCATGGTATGTGCCGCAAAGATGAAATCCCCATATCTTAACCAGGCATATCAGCTTGTACAACATACAAGCCCTGACCCTTCTGTGTTTGTGTCTTTGCTGTCTTAATAAACTGGACTCTTTCAGTATTCTTTTGTTTATACTTTCAGTGGCCTCTGGACAGGTGCTGCAGTTCAAACTCTCAGATATTGGAGAGGGCATAATGGAAGTGACAGTAAAAGAGTGGTATGTTCATGTATTTGTCTTGTAAACATGCTGAAATAGATCTTAATCTGACCTTGACTTTTGTCCCTAATAGAAGACTTGCTTCAGTGGGGCCACCAAATTTGCTGTTAGAATATAGGATAATTTGAGGTGTTTGTTAACACGTTTTGAAATTGTGAGAAAtgaagccagaattgtgagatataaacttgcaattgcgagagaactttttttaaaaacatgttagacTTTTTTCGCAATTGTGAggttatatctcacaattctgagacgaaaagtcagaattgcaagatataaacttgcagttgtgaggaataaagtcagaattgtgagataaaaagtcacaattaccttttttatttttattccgtGGTGGAAATAAGCTTCTTTAGTTACGGCCTAAACATTAGTGGTGCAAAAGAGTTTAGTGTAGCAATCAGCAAATagcgggaaaaaaataaaataaataactttactGATTAACCCATATGCTAAATATTAAGTAAAGGTGAATATTCCAAACAAATGTATGCTGATGTTTTACTTGTCTATATGCAGGTATGTCAAGAAAGGGGACAGGGTCTCCCAGTTTGACAGCATTTGTGAGGTCCAGAGTGACAAAGCGTCCGTCACTATCACGAGCCGCTATGATGGCGTCATCCGTAAGCTGTACTATGACGTAGATGCTATTGCACATGTTGGTTCACCTCTTGTGGACATTGAAACGGACAAAGCACTGGGTCAGTCACTGCTGTGGATcatatttttgatattcactttGAAATGTCCTGCAGCTCTATAATTGTGCAGTAATAGTGTTTGTCCTGCAGAGGACGCCCCAGAGGAAGATGTGGTAGAGACTCCAGCAATATCCCATAAGCAACCACATCAAGAAATCAAGGACCAAAAAACCCAGGCGACACCAGCAGTACGCCGTCTGGCCATTGAGAACAATGTAATTTTGTATGGCATCAGACTGTAACCAACCCATCATTGTGGCTCTATTGAGTTCTGTATAATTCCTGATCTCTAAATCTGTCCTCTACTAGATTAAACTAAGTGAGGTGGTCGGGACAGGAAAAGATGGTCGTATTTTGAAAGAGGACATTATCAGTTTCTTAGCCAAGCAGACAGGAGCCATCCTCCCTTATGAGGTTGAGAAAACCCCAACACCCGTGATTTCCACTGCAGAGACCCCTCCCAAAGAGAAGATGCCCATCATGGCACCTCCGGCGATCCCGCTACCCATCTTCTCTGGCAAAGACAGGACAGAGCCTCTGAACAGTGAGTTTGAGTGTGTTTCATGTTATTGAATATGGGTCAATTTCATGACACTCAATTTTTTGCCtcattattcaaaaatatattatacaaacctgattccaaaaaagttgggacactgtacaaattgtgaataaaaacagaatgcaatgatgtggaagtttcaaatttcaatattttattcagaatacaacataatgacatatcaaatgtttaaactgagcaaatgtgtcattttaagggaaaaataagttgattttaaatatcatggcatcaacacatctcaaaaaagttgggacaaggctatgtttaccactgtgcggcatcccctcttcttttataacagtctgcaaatgtctggggttgaggagacaagttgctcaagtttaggtataggaatgttgtcccattcttgtctaatacaggcttctagttgctcaactgtcttaggtcttctttatgatgcgccaaatgttttctatgggagaaagATCTgtactgcaggctggccatttcagtacccggatccttcttctacgcagccatgatgttgtaattgatgcagtatgtggtctggcattgtcatgttggaaaatgcaaggtcttccctgaaagagacgacgtctggatgggagcatatgttgttctagaacttggatatacctttcagcattggtggtgcctttccagatgtgtaagctgcccatgccacacgcactcatgcaaccccataccatcagagatgcaggcttctgaactgagcgctgataacaacttgggttgtccttgtcctctttagtccggatgacatggcgtcccagttttcctaaaagaacttcaaattttgatttgtctgaccacagaaccagtccattttaaatgagccttgtcccaaagaaaacacctgcgcttctggatcatgtttagatatggcttcttttttaacctatagagttttagccggcaacggcgaatggcacggtggattgtgttcacgacaatgttttctggaagtattcctgagcccatgttgtgatttccatgacagtagcattcctgtatgtgatgcagtgccgtctaaggacCCGAAGATCACTGgtatccagtatggttttccggccttgacccttatgcacaaagattgttccagattctctgaatctttggatgatattatggaCTGTAtgtgatgataacttcaaactctttggcaatttttctctgagaaactcctttctgatattgctccactatttttcgctgcagcattgggggaattggtgatcctctgcccatcttgacttctgagagccactgccactctgagaggctctttttatacccaatcatgttgccaattgacctaataagttgcaaattggtcctccagctgttccttatatgtacatttaacttttccggcctcttatttcTACCTTataacttttttggaatgtgtagctctcatgaaatccaaaatgagccaatatttggcatgacatttcaaaatgtctcactttcaacatttgatatgttatctatattctattgtgaataaaataaaaaatgtatgagatttgtaaattattgcattccttttttattcacaatttgtacagtgtcccaacttttttggaatcgggtttgtaaatgCAAATTCATGATTACAAtgaggtttaataataataaataaagtaataatggGCACCAAAAAGTTGTAAATAAGTTGTTAGCAattatcttttattattatttcttaaatGTCACATGGTGCGACTTcccaaaaatgtaatgataattattaattaacaaTTTATGATAtgtgtaaacaaactttttaacttaaaaaaaatatattaaaaggcTTTTTCGAAAATGAtgattaaaatgtgtttatatttgatgtaaggaaatgtattactttttactTGTTGGTTACTCCACAGGACATTTTCAGAGtcattaaataaaaacttttcttgaaaatggtataaaagtttttttttttttaaaccatacGAAACCTACATAAATACAAAATGTACTTTTGCACCAAGAATGATAAAGATAACTATGATAATAAgaattatattgtttatataagCGCACACTGCAGTTATGTCGTATACCAATTTAAAATGCTTGAGATCTTCAGGTGAATTTTTATTGGCTGTCAAAGTTTTTATTGTTCAAagtcattttaaaagtgattcCAAAAATATTGTTCCTCTGTGTCATTATAGTTGTGGTGCAGACTTTCCTATTCTCATagaattataatgaatattagAACTTTATAGTTACAGTTATTGTCCTTGGAGTGAACGGACCTTTTTCTTTATCATGGATGCTCTTATTTGTCATTGACTCACCTGTTTATGATTAGCTCTCTTGAATATGTGTGTAAATCTCTTGTATATGGTGATAAACACAGGTTTCCAGAAGGCCATGGTAAAGACCATGACTGCTGCTCTGAAAATTCCTCACTTCGGTTACTGTGACGAGGTCGACCTGACGCAGCTAGTGCGGTTACGCTCGGAGCTGAAGGATCTGGCGGAGTCTCGGGGTGTCAAACTCAGCTACATGCCTTTCTTCATCAAGGTGCTTTGTAGTTTAACTCTAAAATATATTGTGTACAAATTGCTCTTTACTTATGCAGTttctgtaaattatttaaaaaatattcagtAATGATGAATGGTGGGAAAAGTCATGGAGATTCATTGATCAGAATATGTAGTCACTTCTCTGATGGCTTTTTGCTAAGTGAATATTAACTCTAtgggccagttgttcaaaagtaatctaatcGGATTCCGACTTtcggattggatcaaatcttgaaaattcgttgttcaaaaggaaaaaaggattctgaaatcagattagatcacAAAATCCAATCCTAGTTTTAATCTGGATCAAACCTtcagtttttgttgtttaaaactTGTCAGTAGGATTTGGATaactttgatccaaaaaaactggattatcctgatcccaacagggggtaggatttcaaggtggattccaggaggaaaatgtagtaaaactttaaaactggtcaaaaaatacaacatttatatcatgaaataaacttttttttttttattttgctcttgattagtttaactgttaaataaGTTAGAAGTAGACATTAACCTACATATTTAGGCTTTCGGTAACCTACTgtagctttcctgtagctcagtggttagagcgtggcactagcaatgccaaggtcatgggttcgatcccagggattgcacatactcagatacaaatgtatagtataatgcaatgtaagtcgctttggataaaagcgtctgccaaatgcataaatgtaaatgtaaatgtactgtaaagtaaaaaagattttggtgccataaaacaatcccaaaacagctgtaaatatccaacaaaaatattatacttaatttcaaaacccatattctttctatcatcatgtccctttaggggctccgtagagcACTGGTAATCTGGAAAAGTGTGTATCTGGATCATGGTGATCCAATccaatttttctttgaaaaaccagcacaaaagtaagatggattacctgatcctggatagcaaaacatgggatttccaaatccagatcattctgatccagattaatctttttgaacaactggccccaGGTGATTAGGGTCAGATTATAATAATAGATTGTTTTCATACTGTTTTTTTCAGGCTGCATCACTTGGGCTCTTGCAGTTTCCTGTCCTCAATGCCTCTGTGGATGAAGGCTTCCAGAACATCACATTCAAGGCAAGAAATACCCCAAAACACTCCAGTTATATCACAGCCTTTCATTTTGAGGTTCATGGTTTGCTGAAATGTCCTAGACAGAACCACATGAATAACATTTTCATTGTCTTTTTTTGTCTTCTCTCAGGCATCTCATAACATCGGCCTGGCGATGGACACTCCTCAGGGCCTCCTGGTGCCCAATGTGAAGAGCGTTCAGGCCCTCAGTGTTTTTGACATAGCTGTAGAGCTCAACCGTCTGCAGGCTCTGGGTTCAGCTGGACAGCTGGGCACCGCTGACCTCACTGGAGGAACTTTCACCCTTTCCAACATTGGCTCGGTGAGGCGCCGTCCACCTGACTTCAAACTTCCAAAATCAAAAGCAAATATTTTACAGGTCAAGTGTGTATTTTCTGCAGCCCTAGCATCCGCAAATGGAATTGCAACAATAATAACTGTCTAAGCGGGTATCCCAAAAATCCTCGTCTTCCATAGCTCAGACAAACAGGTAGCCCTGTCCCAAATTGACATCATTTGTAGTGCTGGTTTGAAAGTATTGATTTCTCCATTTGAATAGATTCTCATTTCGATGAACCAATATTGATTCCTAAATCCCAAGCATCAGTCATTTAGTTTATGCTGTTTTCATTTGATGCTTGAACAAAACTACACTAAACATTATTTGAAGCGGCATGCCATCCAATAGTCACAGTAAGCTTTGTGCTGCTACTATTGATATGAAGTCTCGGATttcaaatattgattttgattCAAACAAACAATACCATTTTGACGCTCTTTAATGAGGCATGATAGATTGCTGTAGCGTTTCAGTTCAAGCAGCATGTGAACCATTCATCTTTTCCTCTTACTACTagttacagcacaaaataaacatgaatgaacatcagaaggtatgttgaaaaaaaacagaacaacttactgaaatgtatcatgtctcatgtaatctgtttcaaccgcagaaagatGCCTTGTGAACAATGAACAGATTGTGAACACATAACTTTACATTTACCTCAAAAGTCATTCAATGACCATTctgcattttaaatgtgttaaaatctAACCACTCCATATATGTGTGCGGTCTGCATTGTGATTGATTAAGCAAGCTCTTAGACCACTCAGATGAacctgatttttaaaaatgtaaaagaaacTAATTTCGGGTCAAATGACACGAGGAGTGttaatattacagtaatgaaCCAACTGAAAGGGTTCTCAATTTACAGCATTAGAGCTTTTTTTCCCCTTGAGAAAAATTGACACATACTGTACCTGATATaaagtgggtatggaaagtattcagatccccttaaatttttcacgctttgttatattgcagtcatttgctaaaattatttaagttcttttttttttctcattaatgtacacacagcaccccatattgacagaaaaacacagaattgttgagatttttataaaactgaaatatcacatggtccttagtattcagaccctttgctcagtatttagtagaagcaccttTCTGTTCTAAAAAAGCCAAGAGTCTTTTTgtgaaagatgcaacaagtttttcacaactggatttggggatcctctgccattcttccttgcagatcctctccagttctgtcaggttggatggtaaacgttggtggacagccatttttaggtctctccagagatactcaattgggtttaagtcagggctctggctgggccattcaagaagaattcagtcacggagttgttgtgaagccactccttcattatttcaTTATCCAGGATATCCccgtacttggccgcattcatctttccctcgattgcaaccagtcgtcctgtccctgcagctgaaaaacccccccacagcatgatgctgccaccaccatgcttcattgttgggactgtattggacaggtgatgagcagtgcgtggttttctccacacatacctcttttaattaaggccaaaaagttcgatcttggtctcatcagaccagagaatcttatttctcatcatcttggcaaactccatgcgggctttcatgtgtcttgcactgaggagaggcttccgtcgggccactctgccataaagccccgactggtggaggactgcagtgatggttgactttctacaactttctcccatctcccgactacatctctggagctcagccacagtgacctttgggttcttctttacctctctcaccaaggctcttctcccccgataactcagtttggctggacggccagctctaggaagggttctggtcatcccatcACTGTGCTCtaaggaaccttaagtgcagcagatttttttttgtaaccttggccagatctgtgccttgccacaattctgtctctgagctcttcgggcagttcctttgacctcatgattctcatttgctctgacatgcactgtgagctgtaaggtcttatatagacaggtgtgtggctttcctaatcaagtccaatcagtataatcaaacacagctggacttaaataaaggtgtagaaccatctcaaggatgatcagaagaaatggacagcacctgagttaaatatatgaatgtcatagcaaagggtctgaatacttgtgaccatgtgatttcagtttttttttaataaatctgcaaaaatgtcaacaattctgtgtttttctgtcaatatggggtgctgtgtgtacagtaatgaggaaaaaaatgaacttaaatgattttagcaaatggctgcaatataacaaagagtgaaaaatttaagggggtctgaataatttccgtacccactgtatatgagAGTCTGGAAAGTCTAAGCGCTTCTTTTATGGGTTAACACTCAAAGAACAGCAGGCTTTCAGTGGGCTTCTATTTGTTATCTAGCGATAATCGGATCTCTCAtcataaaatcatttaaaaaaataatttattcatttagattGGAGGAACATATGCCAAGCCAGTGATTCTGCCCCCGGAGGTGGCCATCGGAGCTTTGGGAAAGATCCAGGTGAGCTGCTTGTTTTCTTCaccctttaataaaaaatgtaatagcaCATTGATTTCAGCAGATGATGAATCATTGGATCTACAGTAAATAAGTGATTTTTGCTGCTTTGCTTTTGTTTGTTCTATAGACTCATTATAATAAATAACCCATACATGCCTAAATTTTGCACCCACTGCAGAACCTTATAACTGTATATCAAGGTCAAATAGTCTCCTAAAATcagataatttatttttatgacaaGATTATTTCAGGTTGAAAAATGTCATTTGGTGCAATTTTCCCCAAAATGTTCAATGCTATTGAGAAAAATTTTGAAAacgtttttgaaataa
This region includes:
- the LOC137002756 gene encoding lipoamide acyltransferase component of branched-chain alpha-keto acid dehydrogenase complex, mitochondrial-like isoform X1, coding for MAAMTPARSSLRILRRLPRVVFHRLQQCPRLQALGPASVVHISTPLTLIHWRGFRSSHVASGQVLQFKLSDIGEGIMEVTVKEWYVKKGDRVSQFDSICEVQSDKASVTITSRYDGVIRKLYYDVDAIAHVGSPLVDIETDKALEDAPEEDVVETPAISHKQPHQEIKDQKTQATPAVRRLAIENNIKLSEVVGTGKDGRILKEDIISFLAKQTGAILPYEVEKTPTPVISTAETPPKEKMPIMAPPAIPLPIFSGKDRTEPLNSFQKAMVKTMTAALKIPHFGYCDEVDLTQLVRLRSELKDLAESRGVKLSYMPFFIKAASLGLLQFPVLNASVDEGFQNITFKASHNIGLAMDTPQGLLVPNVKSVQALSVFDIAVELNRLQALGSAGQLGTADLTGGTFTLSNIGSIGGTYAKPVILPPEVAIGALGKIQVLPRFNSCDEIVKAYIMNVSWSADHRVIDGATMSRFSNLWRSYLENPASMVLDLK
- the LOC137002756 gene encoding lipoamide acyltransferase component of branched-chain alpha-keto acid dehydrogenase complex, mitochondrial-like isoform X2, which translates into the protein MAAMTPARSSLRILRRLQCPRLQALGPASVVHISTPLTLIHWRGFRSSHVASGQVLQFKLSDIGEGIMEVTVKEWYVKKGDRVSQFDSICEVQSDKASVTITSRYDGVIRKLYYDVDAIAHVGSPLVDIETDKALEDAPEEDVVETPAISHKQPHQEIKDQKTQATPAVRRLAIENNIKLSEVVGTGKDGRILKEDIISFLAKQTGAILPYEVEKTPTPVISTAETPPKEKMPIMAPPAIPLPIFSGKDRTEPLNSFQKAMVKTMTAALKIPHFGYCDEVDLTQLVRLRSELKDLAESRGVKLSYMPFFIKAASLGLLQFPVLNASVDEGFQNITFKASHNIGLAMDTPQGLLVPNVKSVQALSVFDIAVELNRLQALGSAGQLGTADLTGGTFTLSNIGSIGGTYAKPVILPPEVAIGALGKIQVLPRFNSCDEIVKAYIMNVSWSADHRVIDGATMSRFSNLWRSYLENPASMVLDLK